The following proteins are co-located in the Streptococcus anginosus genome:
- a CDS encoding Nif3-like dinuclear metal center hexameric protein, whose amino-acid sequence MLASDVINRYEAYCPKDLSMTGDVCGLQIGTLNKEVKRVLVALDIREQTVAEAIEKDVDLILVKHAPIFRPIKDLVVDRPQNQIYIDLIKHDIAVYVSHTNIDIVDDGLNDWFCDLLGITDTDYLSETAPGHGIGRIGKIAPQTFGDFAGKVKETFGLDSLRLVTYSDVDLEQMIEKVAICGGSGQSFYKEALAKGAQLYITGDIYYHTAQDMLSEGLLALDPGHHIEVLFVKKLVKKFQDWKVEEGWEVEFLASQVSTNPFKYI is encoded by the coding sequence ATGCTGGCAAGTGATGTTATTAACCGTTATGAAGCATACTGTCCTAAGGATCTGTCCATGACGGGAGATGTCTGTGGACTGCAAATTGGAACTCTGAATAAAGAAGTTAAGCGAGTACTGGTAGCTTTGGATATTCGCGAGCAGACAGTTGCAGAGGCGATTGAAAAAGATGTAGATTTGATTTTGGTTAAGCACGCACCGATCTTTCGGCCTATTAAGGATTTAGTGGTAGACCGACCTCAGAATCAGATTTACATCGATCTGATTAAGCACGATATTGCAGTTTATGTCAGCCATACCAATATTGATATTGTAGATGACGGTCTCAATGACTGGTTCTGTGATCTACTGGGAATCACTGATACGGATTATCTTAGCGAAACGGCTCCTGGACACGGCATTGGTCGTATTGGCAAGATTGCACCTCAGACTTTTGGAGACTTTGCAGGCAAGGTTAAGGAAACTTTTGGTCTGGATAGTTTGCGTTTGGTGACTTATTCGGATGTGGATTTGGAGCAAATGATTGAGAAAGTGGCGATCTGTGGTGGCAGTGGTCAGTCCTTTTACAAGGAGGCTTTAGCAAAGGGTGCTCAGCTTTATATTACAGGTGATATTTACTATCATACCGCTCAGGATATGCTGAGCGAGGGGCTTCTAGCTTTGGATCCGGGTCACCATATAGAAGTGCTCTTTGTAAAAAAATTGGTTAAAAAGTTTCAAGACTGGAAAGTAGAAGAGGGTTGGGAAGTTGAATTTTTAGCTAGTCAGGTTTCTACAAATCCTTTTAAATATATCTAA
- a CDS encoding NAD(P)/FAD-dependent oxidoreductase, whose translation MKKVAIIGAGIVGSTAAYYLSKNPAYQVTVFDHGIGQATKAAAGIISPWFSKRRNKEWYRMARLGADFYLDLIADLQKDGFATEFYQQTGVFLLKKKEESLEALYDLADQRRKESPLIGDLRLLSRAAAAEYFPRLQGFDRLLYASGGARVEGSLLTQALLAASGAEVIQKKVSLDIRDGAFWVNRSCFDQVILAIGAWLPELLKPLGYQVDIRPQKGQLRDYQTALVTDDYPVVMPEGELDIIPFQNGKISMGATHENEMGYDLKVNQAMLDEMEQEALYYFPSLSQAKVVSERVGIRAYTSDFSPFFGQVPNLPQVLAAGGLGSSGLTTGPLIGYHLAHMVQGKSGSLNPADYPIERYIKTEK comes from the coding sequence ATGAAAAAAGTAGCAATTATTGGAGCAGGGATTGTCGGATCAACTGCTGCCTATTATCTATCAAAAAATCCTGCTTATCAGGTAACAGTTTTTGACCATGGAATAGGTCAGGCAACCAAGGCAGCGGCTGGTATTATTAGTCCGTGGTTTTCTAAGCGGCGCAATAAAGAATGGTATCGCATGGCGCGACTGGGAGCAGATTTTTATCTGGATTTGATAGCTGATTTACAGAAGGACGGTTTTGCAACGGAGTTTTACCAACAGACCGGCGTCTTTTTGCTGAAGAAAAAAGAGGAGAGCTTGGAGGCACTCTATGACTTGGCAGACCAACGGCGAAAAGAGTCACCGCTCATTGGAGACTTGCGGCTGCTTTCACGGGCGGCAGCGGCAGAGTATTTTCCGAGGCTTCAAGGGTTTGACCGGCTACTCTATGCTTCTGGAGGAGCACGCGTGGAAGGCTCATTATTGACTCAGGCTTTGCTTGCGGCTAGCGGTGCAGAAGTAATTCAAAAGAAAGTAAGTTTGGACATTCGAGATGGGGCTTTCTGGGTTAATCGTTCTTGTTTTGACCAAGTTATATTGGCAATAGGAGCTTGGTTGCCTGAGCTTCTGAAACCATTAGGTTATCAGGTGGATATTCGCCCACAAAAGGGTCAGCTGCGAGATTATCAGACTGCTCTGGTGACAGATGATTATCCAGTTGTCATGCCAGAGGGAGAGCTAGATATTATTCCTTTTCAAAATGGCAAAATCAGTATGGGAGCTACTCACGAAAATGAAATGGGCTATGACCTCAAAGTAAATCAGGCTATGCTGGATGAAATGGAGCAGGAGGCACTTTACTATTTTCCTAGCTTATCTCAGGCAAAAGTGGTGAGCGAACGGGTCGGAATTCGAGCCTATACTAGTGACTTTTCTCCTTTCTTTGGTCAGGTGCCAAATCTTCCGCAGGTACTTGCAGCCGGTGGCTTAGGGTCTTCCGGCTTGACGACTGGTCCTCTTATCGGATATCATTTAGCTCATATGGTTCAGGGAAAAAGTGGCAGTTTAAATCCAGCGGATTATCCTATTGAAAGATACATTAAGACAGAGAAATAG